In one window of Eggerthella guodeyinii DNA:
- a CDS encoding MFS transporter, translating into MTNAEQPNAGARGPVRRGIVPLVGLSLAGFFMYGCNNILMTLLPAYALGMGATMVEAGLQGTVFLLVAVVMRFYFGPLADRRGTRFVMVVGAASFVVSSVLLVFCATFWQLLLIRCIQAVGLSAFWSCAVAAVASIAPAGKGGLFIGSYRFATAASLLFGPLVALMLVNDRGYASCFMVLAGFAAAAFVLSFCFAPAGDGAGGSAGGDADGRSARAAREERRLGTAKTLRMAFSSGQRSLVVLLGVTAVVALGYGLSMNFVVTFVEGADIPINAGLFFSCFSLGGLIANPLAGWVADKCDQRVLLATTLGCMGVGIGLIAFAQAMPPVLLAAGLAAGMGSSGSTIVVLSTISARVDERFRASALAVQQNVVDLGIACASTLFGWLFAVAAVPELVFAGQAVFAIASALVLLAAKNAARF; encoded by the coding sequence ATGACGAATGCGGAGCAGCCGAACGCGGGAGCGCGCGGGCCCGTCCGAAGGGGAATCGTGCCGCTCGTCGGGCTGTCGCTGGCGGGCTTCTTCATGTACGGGTGCAACAACATCCTCATGACGCTGCTGCCGGCGTACGCGCTGGGCATGGGCGCGACGATGGTGGAAGCGGGCTTGCAGGGGACGGTGTTCCTCCTGGTGGCCGTTGTCATGCGGTTCTATTTCGGCCCGCTGGCCGACCGGCGCGGCACGCGTTTCGTCATGGTCGTCGGCGCGGCCTCGTTCGTCGTGTCCAGCGTGCTGCTGGTTTTCTGCGCGACGTTCTGGCAGCTGCTGCTCATCCGCTGCATTCAGGCCGTGGGCCTCTCGGCGTTCTGGTCGTGCGCGGTCGCGGCCGTGGCCTCCATCGCGCCTGCGGGCAAAGGCGGCCTGTTCATCGGCTCCTACCGGTTCGCCACGGCGGCGTCGCTCCTGTTCGGCCCGCTTGTCGCGCTGATGCTGGTGAACGATCGCGGGTACGCCTCCTGCTTCATGGTGCTGGCGGGCTTCGCTGCGGCGGCGTTCGTCCTGTCGTTTTGCTTCGCGCCCGCGGGTGACGGCGCAGGTGGAAGCGCGGGCGGCGACGCGGACGGACGCTCCGCGCGCGCCGCGCGCGAGGAGCGGCGTCTGGGGACGGCGAAAACGCTGCGCATGGCGTTTTCCTCGGGCCAGCGAAGCCTCGTGGTGCTGCTGGGCGTGACGGCGGTCGTCGCGCTCGGGTACGGCCTGTCGATGAACTTCGTCGTGACGTTCGTCGAGGGCGCCGACATCCCCATCAACGCAGGGCTGTTCTTCTCCTGCTTCAGCCTTGGCGGCCTCATCGCCAACCCCCTTGCCGGATGGGTTGCCGACAAGTGCGATCAGCGCGTGCTGCTGGCGACGACGCTCGGTTGCATGGGGGTGGGCATCGGCCTGATCGCGTTCGCGCAGGCGATGCCGCCCGTACTGCTGGCTGCGGGCCTCGCGGCGGGCATGGGATCGTCGGGGTCGACGATCGTCGTGCTGTCCACGATATCCGCGCGCGTGGACGAGCGGTTCCGAGCGTCGGCGCTCGCCGTGCAGCAGAACGTCGTCGATCTGGGCATCGCCTGCGCTTCGACGCTGTTCGGATGGCTGTTCGCCGTGGCCGCGGTCCCCGAGCTCGTCTTCGCCGGGCAGGCCGTCTTCGCGATCGCAAGCGCGCTCGTGCTGCTGGCCGCCAAGAACGCGGCCCGTTTCTAG
- a CDS encoding Crp/Fnr family transcriptional regulator, whose translation MFWPDKGDIASEIPTKDELIGMLQETGVDYRVRRVPKGVLFGWGEEPHKSAHFVVEGMVEIYKLERDGRKKTLYFCKKGDFFGFQILGDSCVPIATASACADSELIAIPKESFFKALHTCPDFADMVVKYLYNLISVLTNESVQSAFYATAQRVPMLLLSLGRDEQGSHDAAADAAADDGTSVPIIVKYNNSDLANILGISRNSVTSSISRLQEQGIVAKRRNSIEILDMDRLEKVTLLESSE comes from the coding sequence ATGTTTTGGCCTGACAAGGGCGACATCGCGTCGGAGATTCCGACGAAGGACGAGTTGATCGGCATGTTGCAGGAGACGGGCGTCGATTACCGCGTGCGCCGCGTGCCGAAGGGCGTCCTGTTCGGGTGGGGCGAAGAGCCTCACAAGAGCGCCCATTTCGTGGTGGAGGGCATGGTCGAGATATACAAGCTCGAGCGTGACGGGCGAAAGAAGACGCTCTACTTCTGCAAGAAAGGGGACTTCTTCGGCTTTCAAATCCTGGGCGATAGCTGCGTGCCCATCGCCACGGCCAGCGCGTGCGCCGACAGCGAGCTCATCGCCATCCCGAAGGAGTCGTTCTTCAAAGCCTTGCACACGTGTCCCGACTTCGCCGACATGGTGGTGAAGTACCTGTACAACCTCATTTCGGTGCTGACGAACGAGTCGGTTCAGTCGGCGTTCTATGCAACCGCCCAACGGGTGCCCATGCTGCTGCTCAGCCTGGGGCGCGACGAGCAGGGCTCGCACGACGCCGCCGCGGATGCCGCCGCGGACGACGGCACGTCGGTGCCGATCATCGTGAAGTACAACAACAGCGATCTGGCGAACATCCTCGGCATCAGCAGGAATTCCGTCACGTCGTCGATCTCCCGCCTTCAAGAGCAGGGCATCGTGGCGAAGCGGCGGAACAGCATCGAGATCCTCGACATGGATCGCCTGGAGAAGGTCACGCTGCTCGAATCGAGCGAATAG